Proteins from one Piscinibacter lacus genomic window:
- a CDS encoding YceI family protein — translation MNRILFLLPALALSTAALAQTPPAATLDAAQSQLQFVSKQMGVPVEGVFKRFDAQIAFDPRQPASGRIAFSVDLGSATLGVPESDAELRKPEWFDIGKFPQARFTSSAIKALGGGRFEVAGQLSLKGKAQALTVPVTLSQAGGLSTASGQFAIKRLAFQIGSGEWGDTSLVADEVQVRFKFALRGVPAL, via the coding sequence ATGAACCGCATCCTCTTCCTGCTGCCCGCCCTGGCCCTGTCGACCGCCGCCCTGGCCCAGACCCCGCCCGCCGCCACGCTGGACGCCGCGCAGAGCCAGCTTCAGTTCGTCAGCAAGCAGATGGGCGTGCCGGTCGAGGGCGTGTTCAAGCGCTTCGACGCGCAGATCGCCTTCGACCCGCGCCAGCCGGCCAGCGGCCGCATCGCCTTCAGCGTGGACCTGGGCAGCGCGACGCTCGGCGTGCCGGAAAGCGATGCCGAGCTGCGCAAGCCCGAATGGTTCGACATCGGCAAGTTCCCGCAGGCGCGCTTCACGTCCAGCGCGATCAAGGCCCTGGGCGGCGGCCGCTTCGAGGTGGCCGGCCAGCTCAGCCTCAAGGGCAAGGCCCAGGCGCTGACCGTGCCGGTCACGCTCAGCCAGGCCGGCGGCCTGAGCACCGCCAGCGGCCAGTTCGCGATCAAGCGCCTGGCCTTCCAGATCGGCAGCGGCGAGTGGGGCGACACCTCGCTGGTGGCCGACGAGGTGCAGGTGCGCTTCAAGTTCGCACTGCGCGGCGTGCCGGCGCTCTGA
- a CDS encoding oligosaccharide flippase family protein: protein MKHDLTLTQRLRTSGLWMALGTFAGHGLRFGSSLVLTRLLMPEHFGVMALATVLMVAVSLLSDIGIQPALINSPRARDPVFLSTLYSLQLLRSTAIFLLCCLLALGVHHAAAAGWFAAGSVYTAPELPWLIVGTAVGALINGGHSIKLLTATRDLQIGRVTVLELVCQACGLLAAAFAAYLSRSVFALLVAPLVVSMLKLPLSRYVLAGPPDRLGWDPSVVREVLHQARWIILSTVFTMVMMNADRLFLASVIDPATLGQYAIALAVYSVFDAVLLQTQSKLVYPAFSEVTRSRPADLPRIRKRTQFWLDLGLGVLAGGLSAMAVTLVEFLYDDRYAGAGPMLAVLALGMVFTRSGVAQAVFMSAGKFHKLTLVNALSAALLLILLPIGHALGGLMGAITVVAAYRLPGQILIWVLEARMGFAWTPRELLVLPALALGWGLGWGLRSLLALFGA, encoded by the coding sequence ATGAAGCACGATCTGACCCTGACCCAGCGTTTGCGCACGTCAGGCCTCTGGATGGCGCTGGGAACCTTCGCCGGACACGGCTTGCGCTTCGGCAGCAGCCTGGTGCTGACCCGCCTGCTGATGCCCGAGCACTTCGGCGTGATGGCTCTGGCCACCGTCTTGATGGTTGCCGTGAGTCTGCTGTCGGACATCGGCATCCAGCCGGCCTTGATCAACAGCCCGCGTGCGCGCGACCCCGTCTTTCTCTCCACCCTGTATTCGCTGCAGTTGCTGCGCTCGACCGCGATCTTCCTGCTGTGCTGCCTGCTGGCGCTCGGGGTGCACCATGCGGCCGCGGCGGGCTGGTTTGCGGCGGGCTCGGTCTACACCGCGCCGGAACTGCCCTGGTTGATCGTCGGCACCGCCGTGGGGGCGCTGATCAACGGCGGCCACAGCATCAAGCTGCTGACGGCCACCCGTGACCTGCAGATCGGCCGCGTGACGGTACTGGAGCTGGTCTGCCAGGCCTGCGGCCTCCTCGCCGCAGCCTTTGCCGCCTACCTCAGTCGCTCGGTCTTCGCCCTGCTGGTGGCGCCGCTGGTCGTCAGCATGCTGAAGCTGCCGCTTTCTCGCTATGTCCTGGCCGGCCCCCCGGACCGCCTGGGCTGGGACCCGAGCGTCGTGCGCGAGGTGCTGCATCAGGCGCGCTGGATCATCCTGTCCACCGTCTTCACGATGGTGATGATGAATGCCGACCGCCTCTTTCTGGCCAGCGTCATCGACCCCGCCACCCTGGGGCAGTATGCGATCGCTCTGGCCGTCTACAGCGTGTTCGACGCGGTGTTGCTGCAGACCCAGAGCAAGCTGGTCTACCCCGCTTTCAGCGAGGTGACGCGTAGCCGCCCCGCCGATCTGCCGCGCATCCGCAAGCGGACCCAGTTCTGGCTCGACTTGGGTCTGGGGGTCCTGGCCGGCGGCCTGTCCGCCATGGCCGTGACCCTGGTCGAGTTTCTCTACGACGACCGTTACGCCGGGGCCGGGCCGATGCTGGCGGTGCTGGCCCTGGGCATGGTCTTCACCCGCTCCGGGGTGGCGCAGGCGGTGTTCATGTCAGCCGGCAAGTTCCACAAGCTGACCCTGGTCAATGCCCTGAGCGCCGCCCTGCTGCTCATCCTGCTGCCCATCGGGCATGCCCTGGGCGGGCTCATGGGTGCGATCACCGTGGTCGCCGCCTATCGCCTGCCCGGCCAGATCCTGATCTGGGTGCTGGAGGCGCGCATGGGCTTCGCCTGGACGCCCCGCGAGTTGCTGGTGCTGCCGGCCCTGGCCCTGGGCTGGGGCCTCGGCTGGGGCCTGCGCAGCCTGCTGGCGCTGTTCGGCGCCTGA
- the cphA gene encoding cyanophycin synthetase, with product MEVSRIRALRGPNLWSRQTAIEAVVHCGPDERDLAARPGLEGRVRALYPGIGPLRPRAGLAEAVPLAQVLEAAALQLQAQAGCPVSFSRTTATVETGTYQVVVEYSEEAVGRAALAEAEALVQAALQAEGRFDPEAAIARLRELDEDERLGPSTGAIVDAARARGIPIRRLTRGSLVQMGWGAKARRIQAAEVDQTGAVAESIAQDKDLTKALLRAAGVPVPLGRPVQDVDDGWTAALEVGLPVVVKPQDGNQGKGVTVNIQTREHFAIAYGAAAEYGEVMVERFLAGHDFRLLVVGDQVLAAARRDPPQVLGDGVHSVAQLVDQLNADPRRGEGHATSLTKIRLDTIALARLQVQGLGPDSVPERGRRVVLRNNANLSTGGSATDVTDDVHPEVAARAVDAAQMVGLDICGVDIVCETVLRPLEEQGGGIVEVNAAPGLRMHLSPSYGKPRQLGPAMVELMFPHGEDGRIPVVAVTGTNGKTTVTRLIAHLFASAGLRVGMTNTDGVYVNGRTIDRGDCSGPKSARNVLAHPDVDAAVFETARGGVLREGLGFDRCQVAVVTNIGSGDHLGLNYITTVEDLAVLKRVIVQNVAPGGWGVLNAADPNVALMAEVCPGGVIFFAADRQLPVMAQHRAQGRRVVYVEGDAIVAAEGSWRERLLLRELPITRNGSIPFQVENVMAAVAAGWGAGLSWDAIRRGLASFVNDADNAPGRFNLMEIDGATVIADYGHNPDAMRALVAAVDALPQTPGQRRSVVISGAGDRRDQDIREQTEILGAAFDTVVLYQDACQRGRADGEVLGLLREGLRGAARSREVLEVHGEFLAIDTALAALRPGDLCLVLIDQVDAALDHLRQRLGRAA from the coding sequence ATGGAAGTCTCCCGCATCCGGGCCCTGCGCGGCCCGAACCTGTGGAGCCGTCAGACGGCGATCGAGGCCGTCGTCCACTGCGGCCCGGACGAGCGCGATCTCGCCGCCCGGCCCGGCCTCGAAGGCCGCGTCCGCGCCCTCTACCCCGGCATCGGCCCGCTGCGCCCGCGCGCCGGCCTGGCCGAGGCGGTGCCGCTGGCCCAGGTGCTTGAAGCCGCCGCGCTGCAACTGCAAGCCCAGGCCGGCTGCCCGGTCAGCTTCAGCCGCACGACGGCGACGGTCGAGACCGGCACCTACCAGGTCGTGGTCGAGTATTCGGAGGAGGCCGTCGGCCGCGCCGCCCTGGCCGAGGCCGAGGCCCTGGTGCAGGCCGCGCTGCAGGCCGAGGGTCGCTTCGACCCCGAGGCGGCGATCGCCCGCCTGCGCGAGCTGGACGAGGACGAGCGCCTGGGCCCGAGCACGGGTGCCATCGTCGACGCGGCCCGCGCGCGCGGCATTCCCATCCGCCGCCTGACCCGCGGCAGCCTGGTGCAGATGGGCTGGGGCGCCAAGGCCCGGCGCATCCAGGCCGCCGAGGTCGACCAGACCGGCGCGGTGGCCGAGTCCATCGCCCAGGACAAGGACCTGACCAAGGCCCTGCTGCGTGCGGCCGGCGTACCGGTGCCGCTGGGCCGGCCGGTGCAGGATGTGGACGATGGCTGGACGGCGGCGCTGGAGGTCGGCCTGCCCGTGGTCGTCAAGCCGCAGGACGGCAACCAGGGCAAGGGCGTGACGGTCAACATCCAGACCCGCGAGCACTTCGCCATCGCCTACGGCGCGGCGGCCGAGTACGGCGAGGTCATGGTCGAGCGCTTCCTCGCCGGTCACGATTTCCGCCTGCTCGTCGTCGGCGACCAGGTGCTGGCCGCCGCCCGCCGCGACCCGCCCCAGGTGCTGGGCGACGGCGTGCACAGCGTGGCCCAGCTGGTCGACCAGCTCAATGCCGATCCGCGCCGCGGCGAGGGCCATGCCACCTCGCTGACCAAGATCCGGCTCGACACCATCGCCCTGGCCCGCTTGCAGGTGCAGGGCCTGGGGCCGGATTCGGTGCCCGAGCGCGGCCGGCGCGTCGTGCTGCGCAACAACGCCAACCTCAGCACCGGCGGCAGCGCGACCGACGTGACCGACGATGTCCACCCCGAGGTGGCGGCCCGCGCGGTCGATGCCGCGCAGATGGTCGGGCTCGACATCTGCGGCGTCGACATCGTCTGCGAGACCGTGCTGCGCCCGCTGGAGGAGCAGGGCGGCGGCATCGTCGAGGTCAATGCCGCGCCCGGCCTGCGCATGCACCTGAGCCCGTCCTACGGCAAGCCGCGCCAGCTCGGCCCGGCCATGGTCGAGCTGATGTTCCCGCATGGCGAGGACGGCCGCATCCCGGTCGTCGCCGTCACCGGCACGAATGGCAAGACCACGGTGACGCGGCTGATCGCCCACCTGTTCGCCAGCGCCGGCCTGCGCGTGGGCATGACCAACACCGACGGCGTCTACGTGAACGGCCGCACCATCGACCGCGGCGATTGCAGCGGCCCGAAGAGCGCGCGCAATGTGCTGGCCCATCCGGATGTCGATGCCGCCGTTTTCGAGACCGCCCGCGGCGGCGTGCTGCGCGAGGGCCTGGGCTTCGACCGCTGCCAGGTGGCCGTGGTCACCAACATCGGCAGCGGCGACCACCTGGGCCTGAACTACATCACCACGGTCGAGGACCTGGCGGTGCTCAAGCGCGTGATCGTGCAGAACGTCGCCCCCGGCGGCTGGGGCGTGCTGAATGCGGCCGACCCGAATGTGGCGCTGATGGCCGAGGTCTGCCCCGGCGGCGTGATCTTCTTCGCCGCCGACCGGCAACTGCCCGTCATGGCCCAGCACCGCGCCCAGGGCCGGCGCGTGGTCTACGTCGAGGGCGATGCCATCGTCGCGGCCGAGGGCTCCTGGCGCGAGCGCCTGCTGCTGCGCGAGCTGCCGATCACCCGCAACGGCAGCATTCCCTTCCAGGTCGAGAACGTGATGGCTGCCGTTGCCGCCGGCTGGGGCGCGGGCCTGAGCTGGGATGCGATCCGCCGCGGCCTGGCCAGCTTCGTCAACGATGCCGACAACGCGCCGGGCCGCTTCAACCTGATGGAGATCGACGGCGCGACGGTGATCGCCGACTACGGCCACAACCCCGATGCGATGCGCGCCCTGGTGGCTGCCGTCGACGCGCTGCCCCAGACCCCGGGCCAGCGCCGCAGCGTGGTGATCAGCGGCGCCGGCGACCGCCGCGACCAGGACATCCGCGAGCAGACCGAAATCCTCGGCGCCGCCTTCGACACCGTCGTGCTCTACCAGGACGCCTGCCAGCGCGGCCGCGCCGATGGCGAGGTGCTGGGCCTGTTGCGCGAGGGCCTGCGCGGCGCCGCCCGCAGCCGCGAGGTGCTGGAAGTCCATGGCGAGTTCCTGGCCATCGACACCGCGCTGGCCGCGCTGCGGCCGGGCGACCTCTGCCTGGTGCTGATCGACCAGGTCGA
- a CDS encoding ABC transporter ATP-binding protein — MHDHHSRLASEAPNQPGRADLPAQLDAGVNASASLTVDVDPQGQFTEQRLLLWGGDASGPDRLTVQLGDKLEQAFELRPDDRLELGELAGLASLSLLGPQGLRARWRLTLGRLPQAQAFLKAFDARLAPAAAEPPAPCPACGAALPAGRGDCPACGHGTEDEEAPPASTWVLLRLGRFARPYRRQLALGFGLTLASTAATLIPPYLTIPLMDEVLIPHQNGQAIDPMQVALLLGGLLLSALAAWGLGWARTYVLALVSERIGADLRTTTFQHLLTLSLEYFGGKRTGDLMARIGSETDRINVFLSLHALDFATDVLMMLMTAGILLSIHPGLALVTLLPLPAIAWLIHRVRERLRTGFERIDRVWGEVTNVLADTIPGIRVVKAFAQEGREAQRFHAANAHNLAVNDKLNKTWSLFSPTVGLMTEIGLLIVWACGIWLVAGDAITVGVLTAFIAYIGRFYARLDSMSRIVSVTQKAASGAKRIFDILDHVSNVPDPAEPKPLAHPVQGRLTLRGLGFRYGARRVIRSLDLDIRPGEMIGLVGHSGSGKSTLVNLICRFYDVSEGAIELDGSDIRQHRLADYRRQIGLVLQEPFLFFGTVAENIAYGRPEATRAEIVAAARAAHAHDFILRLPQGYDSIVGERGQGLSGGERQRISIARALLIDPRILILDEATSAVDTETEKEIQKALDNLVQGRTTIAIAHRLSTLRKADRIVVMDRGEIVEVGPHAELMARGGAYWRLHEAQARREEAALDSPQEIRA, encoded by the coding sequence ATGCATGATCATCATTCGAGATTGGCCTCCGAGGCGCCGAACCAGCCCGGGCGGGCCGATCTGCCGGCGCAGCTCGATGCCGGGGTCAACGCCAGCGCGAGCCTGACGGTTGACGTCGACCCCCAGGGGCAATTCACCGAACAGCGGCTGTTGCTGTGGGGGGGCGATGCAAGCGGGCCTGATCGGCTCACCGTTCAGCTCGGCGACAAGCTGGAGCAAGCTTTCGAGCTGCGTCCGGACGACCGGCTGGAGCTGGGCGAGCTGGCCGGCCTGGCCAGCCTGAGCCTGCTCGGCCCGCAGGGCTTGCGGGCGCGCTGGCGCCTGACCCTGGGCCGGCTGCCGCAGGCGCAGGCCTTCCTCAAGGCCTTCGACGCCCGCCTGGCGCCGGCCGCGGCCGAGCCGCCCGCCCCCTGCCCCGCCTGCGGCGCGGCCCTGCCCGCGGGCCGCGGCGACTGCCCGGCCTGCGGCCACGGCACCGAAGACGAAGAAGCCCCGCCCGCCTCCACCTGGGTGCTGCTGCGCCTGGGCCGCTTCGCCCGGCCCTATCGCCGGCAGCTTGCCCTGGGCTTCGGCCTGACGCTGGCCTCGACCGCGGCCACGCTGATCCCGCCCTACCTCACCATTCCGCTGATGGACGAGGTGCTGATCCCGCACCAGAACGGCCAGGCCATCGACCCGATGCAGGTCGCCCTGCTGCTCGGCGGTCTGCTGCTCAGCGCCCTGGCAGCCTGGGGCCTGGGCTGGGCACGCACCTATGTGCTGGCCCTGGTGTCCGAGCGCATCGGCGCCGACCTGCGCACCACCACCTTCCAGCACCTGCTGACGCTCAGCCTCGAATACTTCGGCGGCAAGCGCACCGGCGACCTGATGGCCCGCATCGGCTCGGAGACCGACCGCATCAATGTCTTCCTCTCGCTGCACGCGCTGGACTTCGCGACCGATGTGCTGATGATGCTGATGACCGCCGGCATCCTGCTGTCCATCCACCCCGGCCTGGCCCTGGTGACGCTGCTGCCGCTGCCGGCCATCGCCTGGCTGATCCACCGCGTGCGCGAGCGGCTGCGGACCGGCTTCGAGCGCATCGACCGCGTCTGGGGCGAGGTCACCAATGTGCTGGCCGACACCATCCCCGGCATCCGCGTGGTCAAGGCCTTCGCGCAGGAGGGCCGCGAGGCCCAGCGCTTCCATGCCGCCAATGCCCACAACCTGGCCGTCAACGACAAGCTCAACAAGACCTGGAGCCTGTTCTCGCCGACCGTCGGCCTGATGACCGAGATCGGCCTGCTGATCGTCTGGGCCTGCGGCATCTGGCTGGTGGCGGGCGACGCGATCACCGTCGGCGTGCTGACCGCCTTCATCGCCTACATCGGCCGCTTCTATGCGCGGCTGGATTCGATGAGCCGCATCGTCTCGGTCACGCAGAAGGCCGCCTCGGGCGCCAAGCGCATCTTCGACATCCTCGACCATGTCTCGAACGTGCCCGACCCGGCCGAGCCCAAGCCCCTCGCCCACCCGGTGCAGGGCCGGCTGACGCTGCGCGGCCTGGGCTTCCGCTACGGCGCGCGGCGGGTGATCCGCAGCCTGGACCTCGACATCCGCCCCGGCGAAATGATCGGCCTGGTCGGCCACAGCGGCTCGGGCAAGAGCACCCTGGTCAATCTGATCTGCCGCTTCTACGACGTGAGCGAAGGCGCGATCGAGCTGGACGGCAGCGACATCCGCCAGCACCGCCTGGCCGACTACCGGCGCCAGATCGGCCTGGTGCTGCAAGAGCCCTTCCTCTTCTTCGGCACCGTGGCCGAGAACATCGCCTACGGCCGGCCGGAGGCCACCCGCGCCGAGATCGTCGCCGCGGCCCGTGCCGCGCATGCGCACGACTTCATCCTGCGCCTGCCGCAGGGCTACGACAGCATCGTCGGCGAGCGCGGCCAGGGCCTCTCGGGCGGCGAGCGGCAGCGCATCTCCATCGCCCGTGCGCTGCTGATCGACCCGAGGATCCTGATCCTCGACGAGGCCACCTCGGCGGTCGACACCGAGACCGAGAAGGAAATCCAGAAGGCCCTGGACAACCTGGTGCAGGGCCGGACGACGATCGCCATCGCCCACCGCCTGTCGACGCTGCGCAAGGCCGACCGCATCGTGGTGATGGACCGCGGCGAGATCGTCGAAGTCGGCCCGCATGCCGAGCTGATGGCCCGCGGCGGCGCCTACTGGCGCCTGCACGAGGCTCAGGCCCGGCGGGAAGAAGCGGCCCTCGACAGCCCCCAGGAGATCCGCGCATGA
- a CDS encoding DUF1854 domain-containing protein, with translation MSPAATPAGLDLHRDAFGRLMLRPADGREACAVVPVRAFPLTAPDEGLSLVGPDGHEAAWIERLAALPEGPRALIEAELREREFRPELTRLVAVSSFSTPSTWTVETDRGPFSLVLKGEEDIRRLTDGSLLISDSHGLCLRVPQPRRLDRASRRLLDRFL, from the coding sequence ATGAGCCCCGCCGCGACGCCCGCCGGGCTCGACCTGCACCGCGATGCCTTCGGCCGCCTGATGCTGCGGCCGGCCGACGGCCGCGAAGCCTGCGCCGTGGTGCCGGTGCGCGCCTTCCCGCTCACCGCGCCGGACGAGGGCCTGTCCCTGGTCGGCCCCGACGGTCACGAAGCCGCCTGGATCGAGCGCCTGGCGGCACTGCCCGAGGGCCCGCGCGCCCTGATCGAGGCCGAGTTGCGCGAACGCGAGTTCCGCCCCGAACTGACCCGCCTGGTCGCCGTCTCCAGCTTCTCCACCCCCAGCACCTGGACGGTCGAGACCGACCGCGGCCCCTTCAGCCTGGTGCTCAAGGGCGAGGAGGACATCCGCCGGCTGACCGATGGCAGCCTGCTCATCAGCGACAGCCACGGCCTGTGCCTGCGCGTGCCGCAGCCGCGCCGGCTGGACCGGGCCTCGCGCCGGCTGCTCGACCGATTCCTCTGA
- a CDS encoding cytochrome b, with protein MNASPAAKTLPLGRYTAPAIALHWLLAGAILGSAAVGLYMTGLKFSPTQLKLYNWHKWAGITILALSLLRLLWRLGHRPPPLPAAIARRMPGWQQRAHHATHGLMYLLFFLVPLTGWAYSSAKGFPIVWFGVLPLPDWVPVRETLAATLKPLHWIAAYSLLGLVALHLGAALKHQLIDRDGLLARMGLGRG; from the coding sequence ATGAATGCCTCCCCCGCCGCCAAGACGCTGCCCCTGGGCCGCTACACCGCCCCCGCCATCGCACTGCACTGGCTGCTGGCGGGGGCCATCCTCGGCAGCGCGGCGGTCGGGCTCTACATGACCGGGCTGAAGTTCTCACCCACCCAGCTCAAGCTCTACAACTGGCACAAGTGGGCCGGCATCACGATCCTGGCCCTGTCGCTGCTGCGCCTGCTGTGGCGCCTGGGCCACCGGCCGCCGCCGCTGCCGGCGGCCATCGCCCGGCGCATGCCGGGCTGGCAGCAGCGGGCGCATCACGCCACCCACGGGCTGATGTACCTGCTGTTCTTCCTGGTGCCGCTGACGGGCTGGGCCTACAGCTCGGCCAAGGGCTTCCCCATCGTGTGGTTCGGGGTGCTGCCGCTGCCGGACTGGGTGCCGGTCCGCGAGACCCTGGCCGCCACGCTCAAGCCGCTGCACTGGATCGCGGCCTACAGCCTGCTGGGCCTGGTGGCACTGCACCTCGGCGCGGCCCTGAAGCACCAGTTGATCGACCGCGACGGCTTGCTGGCCCGCATGGGCCTGGGCCGCGGCTGA
- the cphA gene encoding cyanophycin synthetase, with translation MPPPFELKILKVRHLRGPNVWTYRACLEAWLDLGVLEDWPSNRIPGFTARLTALLPALVEHHCGVGERGGFLQRLEEGTWAGHILEHVVIELLNLAGMPTGFGQTRSTSQPGVYRMVFRAREEQVARVALAQGHALLHAALNDLPFEVSPSVAAVRQKIDERYLGPSTAAIVDAANERRIPHIRLNEGNLVQLGHGARQRRIWTAETDQTSAIAEGIASDKDLTKRLLAACGVPVPEGEVAESPADAWAIAQDIGGPVVVKPSDANHGRGVSIELSAQADIEAAWAVADAEGSEVLVERFIPGDEHRLLVVGDRMVAAARGERVFITGDGRSTVRQLIDRQVNTDPRRGETEDLLLETLVLEREPATRLLLARQGLDGESVPEAGRRVLVQRNGNLAVDCTDEVHPDVAEQVALAARVVGLDIAGIDLVCEDIGQPLQAQGGAIVEVNAGPGLLMHLKPAVGAPQPVGQAIVEHLFGEAEDGKAAGRVPIVGVAGSRDSSTIARLVAWLLHLGGKHVGLACREGLYLNRRCIEPVDATRWDAAQRLLMNRRVEAAVFENDAAAILRDGLPYDRCCVGIVSDLGGAEALAEHDIGASDQLVRVLRTQVDVVLPEGTAVLNAEDERVAGLASLCDGEVLLYAAADPREAGPVGAAPAAARLEAHRAAGGRIVFRRGERVVLARGSQEIPLPASTRLPPGLAGSPEADPLLAAVGAAWAYGISPDLIAAGVQTFDPHPRPSTH, from the coding sequence ATGCCCCCGCCCTTCGAACTCAAGATCCTCAAGGTCAGGCACCTGCGCGGCCCCAACGTCTGGACCTACCGCGCCTGCCTGGAAGCCTGGCTGGACCTGGGGGTGCTGGAGGATTGGCCGTCCAACCGCATCCCCGGGTTCACCGCGCGGCTGACGGCCCTGCTGCCGGCCCTGGTCGAGCACCATTGCGGCGTCGGCGAACGCGGCGGCTTCCTGCAGCGCCTCGAAGAAGGCACCTGGGCCGGCCACATCCTTGAACATGTGGTGATCGAGCTGCTCAACCTGGCCGGCATGCCGACCGGCTTCGGCCAGACGCGCAGCACCTCGCAGCCCGGCGTCTACCGCATGGTCTTCCGCGCCCGCGAGGAGCAAGTGGCGCGCGTCGCCCTGGCCCAGGGCCATGCCCTGCTGCATGCGGCCCTGAACGATCTGCCCTTCGAGGTGAGCCCGTCGGTCGCCGCCGTGCGCCAGAAGATCGACGAGCGCTACCTCGGTCCCTCGACGGCGGCCATCGTCGACGCCGCCAACGAGCGTCGCATTCCGCACATCCGCCTGAACGAGGGCAACCTCGTGCAGCTCGGCCATGGCGCGCGCCAGCGCCGCATCTGGACGGCCGAGACCGATCAGACCAGCGCGATTGCCGAAGGCATCGCCAGCGACAAGGACCTCACCAAGCGCCTGCTTGCCGCCTGCGGCGTGCCGGTGCCCGAGGGCGAGGTGGCCGAAAGCCCGGCCGACGCCTGGGCCATCGCGCAGGACATCGGCGGCCCGGTGGTCGTCAAGCCCTCCGATGCCAACCATGGCCGTGGCGTGTCGATCGAGCTGAGCGCCCAGGCCGACATCGAGGCCGCCTGGGCCGTGGCCGATGCCGAGGGCAGCGAGGTGCTGGTCGAGCGCTTCATCCCCGGCGACGAGCACCGCCTGCTGGTCGTCGGCGACCGCATGGTGGCTGCTGCACGCGGCGAGCGCGTCTTCATCACCGGCGACGGCCGCTCCACCGTACGTCAACTGATCGACCGCCAGGTCAACACCGACCCGCGCCGCGGCGAGACCGAGGACCTGCTGCTCGAAACCCTGGTGCTCGAACGCGAGCCCGCCACCCGCCTGCTGCTGGCCCGCCAGGGCCTGGACGGCGAGTCGGTGCCCGAGGCCGGTCGCCGCGTGCTCGTGCAGCGCAACGGCAACCTCGCGGTCGACTGCACCGACGAGGTCCATCCCGACGTGGCCGAGCAGGTGGCGCTGGCCGCCCGCGTGGTCGGCCTGGACATCGCCGGCATCGACCTGGTCTGCGAGGACATCGGCCAGCCGCTGCAGGCCCAGGGCGGCGCGATCGTTGAAGTCAATGCCGGCCCCGGCCTGCTGATGCACCTGAAGCCGGCCGTCGGCGCGCCGCAGCCGGTCGGCCAGGCGATCGTCGAGCACCTGTTCGGCGAAGCCGAGGACGGCAAGGCCGCCGGCCGCGTGCCCATCGTCGGCGTGGCCGGCTCGCGCGACAGCAGCACCATCGCCCGCCTGGTGGCCTGGCTGCTGCACCTGGGCGGCAAGCATGTCGGCCTGGCCTGCCGCGAGGGCCTGTACCTGAACCGCCGCTGCATCGAGCCGGTCGACGCGACCCGCTGGGATGCCGCACAGCGCCTGCTGATGAACCGCCGCGTCGAGGCCGCCGTGTTCGAGAACGATGCCGCGGCCATCCTGCGCGACGGCCTGCCCTACGACCGCTGCTGCGTCGGCATCGTCAGCGACCTCGGGGGTGCCGAAGCCCTGGCCGAGCACGACATCGGCGCCAGCGATCAGCTCGTCCGCGTGCTGCGCACCCAGGTCGATGTCGTGCTGCCCGAAGGCACGGCGGTGCTCAATGCCGAGGATGAGCGCGTCGCCGGCCTGGCCTCGCTCTGCGACGGCGAGGTGCTGCTGTATGCGGCGGCCGATCCGCGCGAGGCCGGGCCTGTCGGGGCCGCGCCGGCCGCGGCCCGCCTGGAGGCGCACCGTGCTGCGGGCGGCCGCATCGTGTTCCGCCGGGGCGAGCGCGTCGTGCTGGCGCGCGGCAGCCAGGAGATCCCGCTGCCGGCCTCGACCCGCCTGCCGCCCGGCCTGGCCGGTTCGCCGGAGGCCGACCCGCTGCTGGCCGCCGTCGGCGCCGCCTGGGCCTATGGCATCTCGCCCGACCTGATCGCCGCCGGCGTGCAGACCTTCGACCCGCATCCGCGCCCGTCGACCCACTGA